In the genome of Mycolicibacterium aromaticivorans JS19b1 = JCM 16368, one region contains:
- a CDS encoding heavy metal translocating P-type ATPase, whose amino-acid sequence MSNLDPSKARSGDEELAEDLNAVPDDDEADDEDVEHLWQVGEIQLGVLSGVLLLAAFVLGRADLGGWELGLSSAALIAGGLTFVPKTLKKLFRGQIGIDTLMTIGALGATALGQVEEAATLAFLYSLSEGLEEYSVAKTRRGLRALLDLVPRQATVRRGGIEQVLDPAELVVGDTMIVRPGERLATDGILRAGRTTLDLSAITGESMPVEADPGDEVFAGAINGTGAVEVEVTATAQDNSLARIVHIVEAEHSRKGATQRLADTIAKPLVPGILVAGLLTAVLGAVFGDATLWLERALVVVVAASPCALAISVPVTVVAAVGAASKRGVLIKGGAALETLGKVRTIALDKTGTLTRNAPVVVETVTAAGHSREEVLALAAALESRSEHPLGRAILAATQTVPAAADVEAVTGAGVIGTHDGKALRLGRPGWVDPGALAADITRMQQAGATAVLLEVDGLVIGAIAVRDELRPEAAEVVAELHRQGYTVAMLTGDNSATAHALAAEAGISEVHADLRPEDKSLIVGQFRDAGRVTAMVGDGVNDAPALATADLGVAMGAMGADVAIETADVALMGEDLRLLPGAFAHARRTRRIILQNVAVSLALIAVLIPLAFLGVLGLAAVVLAHELSEVLIILNGVRAGRSTPLRTVGPAAVPVTAHH is encoded by the coding sequence GTGAGCAATCTCGATCCCTCCAAAGCAAGATCCGGCGACGAGGAGCTCGCCGAGGACCTCAACGCCGTCCCCGATGACGACGAGGCCGACGACGAGGACGTCGAGCACCTGTGGCAGGTCGGCGAGATCCAGCTGGGGGTGCTGTCGGGCGTGCTGCTGCTGGCGGCTTTCGTGCTGGGCCGCGCCGATTTGGGGGGCTGGGAGCTCGGCCTGAGCAGCGCCGCCCTGATCGCCGGCGGCCTCACGTTCGTGCCCAAGACCCTCAAGAAGCTATTCAGGGGCCAGATCGGCATCGACACCCTGATGACGATCGGCGCGCTGGGCGCTACGGCCCTCGGCCAGGTTGAGGAGGCCGCGACCCTGGCTTTCCTGTACTCGCTGAGCGAGGGCCTCGAGGAATACTCGGTGGCAAAAACCCGCAGGGGCCTGCGCGCCCTGCTCGACCTGGTGCCACGGCAGGCCACCGTGCGCCGCGGAGGCATCGAGCAGGTGCTCGACCCGGCCGAGTTGGTGGTCGGCGACACCATGATCGTTCGGCCCGGGGAGCGGCTGGCCACCGACGGCATCCTGCGTGCCGGGCGTACCACGCTGGACCTGTCGGCGATCACCGGTGAGTCGATGCCGGTGGAAGCCGACCCCGGCGACGAGGTATTCGCCGGGGCCATCAACGGCACCGGCGCCGTCGAGGTCGAGGTGACCGCAACCGCCCAGGACAACTCCCTGGCCCGCATCGTGCACATCGTCGAGGCCGAACACTCCCGCAAGGGCGCCACCCAGCGCTTGGCCGACACGATCGCCAAGCCGCTGGTGCCCGGCATCCTTGTCGCTGGGCTCCTCACCGCGGTTCTAGGCGCGGTGTTCGGCGACGCGACTCTGTGGCTCGAGCGCGCCCTGGTGGTGGTGGTGGCCGCGTCCCCGTGCGCCCTGGCGATCTCGGTGCCGGTCACCGTGGTCGCCGCGGTCGGGGCCGCCAGCAAGCGCGGGGTCCTGATCAAAGGCGGCGCCGCGCTGGAAACCCTCGGCAAGGTGCGCACCATCGCCCTGGACAAGACCGGCACCCTGACCCGCAACGCCCCAGTCGTCGTCGAGACCGTCACCGCCGCCGGTCACTCCCGCGAGGAAGTCCTGGCCCTGGCCGCGGCGCTGGAGTCACGCAGCGAGCACCCGCTCGGCCGGGCTATCCTCGCCGCCACGCAGACCGTCCCCGCCGCCGCCGATGTCGAGGCGGTCACCGGTGCCGGCGTGATCGGCACCCACGACGGGAAGGCGCTGCGGCTGGGCCGCCCCGGCTGGGTCGACCCCGGCGCCCTGGCCGCCGACATCACCCGGATGCAGCAGGCCGGCGCCACCGCGGTCCTCTTAGAGGTGGACGGTTTGGTGATCGGCGCGATCGCCGTGCGCGACGAGCTGCGCCCCGAGGCCGCCGAAGTCGTCGCCGAGTTGCACCGGCAGGGCTACACCGTGGCGATGCTCACCGGCGACAACTCGGCCACCGCCCACGCCCTGGCCGCCGAGGCCGGGATCAGCGAAGTGCACGCCGACCTGCGCCCCGAGGACAAGTCCCTGATCGTGGGGCAGTTCCGGGATGCCGGGCGGGTCACCGCGATGGTCGGTGACGGCGTCAACGATGCCCCCGCCCTAGCCACCGCCGACCTGGGCGTCGCGATGGGCGCGATGGGCGCCGACGTGGCCATCGAGACCGCCGACGTCGCCCTGATGGGTGAGGACCTGCGTCTGCTGCCCGGGGCGTTCGCGCACGCACGCCGCACCCGGCGGATCATCCTGCAAAACGTCGCGGTCTCACTGGCACTGATCGCGGTGCTGATCCCGCTGGCCTTCCTCGGGGTTCTTGGGCTGGCCGCCGTCGTCCTGGCGCACGAACTGTCCGAAGTGCTGATCATCCTCAACGGGGTACGCGCCGGCCGATCCACCCCCCTGCGCACCGTCGGCCCCGCCGCGGTACCGGTCACTGCCCACCACTGA
- a CDS encoding ArsR/SmtB family transcription factor encodes MTMLMAETGCAACPGVTPPALAPAAALFHGLSDPTRLAILQHLSSGEHRVRDLTEQLGLAQSTVSAHLGCLRECGLVASRPHGRASLFALRVAPELVDLLVAAEQLLAATGNAVELCPNYGTGTDLDPGPADLTTRHIEVDNQ; translated from the coding sequence ATGACGATGCTGATGGCTGAAACGGGTTGTGCGGCCTGTCCTGGGGTAACCCCGCCAGCGTTGGCTCCGGCGGCGGCGTTGTTCCACGGCCTGTCCGATCCGACTCGGCTGGCGATCTTGCAGCACCTGAGTAGCGGGGAGCATCGGGTGCGGGACCTGACCGAGCAGCTGGGTCTGGCTCAGTCGACGGTGAGTGCGCATTTGGGGTGCCTGCGGGAGTGCGGCCTGGTGGCCTCGCGCCCGCACGGGCGGGCGTCGCTGTTTGCGCTGCGCGTGGCCCCGGAGCTGGTTGATCTGCTGGTCGCGGCGGAGCAGCTGCTCGCCGCCACCGGCAACGCGGTTGAGCTGTGCCCGAATTACGGCACCGGCACTGACCTTGATCCCGGTCCGGCTGACCTGACGACCCGCCACATCGAGGTGGACAACCAGTGA